The Pieris brassicae chromosome 7, ilPieBrab1.1, whole genome shotgun sequence genome includes the window CTAccctatgtgaaaccagctgcctactgaagtatttctgaaccaattcgacttctgTTCTTCacgagcgtaccaattcttaatgGCACTTGCGAGCCCACTGACAATGTCtataggcggcggtattacttcAGGTTATGTAAAAGAAAATCGCGTAAGCGTTATAAACTAAGCCAAGCGGTAAAGCTAAACCATTTTCATATCCTTTACTTAATAATGGTACTTTATTTAGACATACGTATCGAAAAAATACATCTATACGATTCAATGGCCGCGTCTTTTTATATGAACGTGATTAACTCAAACTACACAACAGATTTTTGAACGATTACAAGTTATAGTGTAATTCCTGAGGAAGGTTTCggtatataatttatcataCTTAAATTGACTggaatataaaagaaatgatAGAGATGTCACAACAACTCTTGCTAAAATACCCAAATTCGTGAGGGCGAAGCAGCTGAAAGCaacttttatgattttttatatttatttcgttattaaataaatcgtttttatgcaaattaattaactaattattaaaacaggTAGGACAATCAGCCATCGAAAAATAGGCGTGcaaaatgtcatattaattagcacgatatcataataataagaacagttaataataatttttatcaaaacttaTGGGATAAATCCTCTCCAACGCTATAAAGGCGAGGTTTAAAGCAATTGAGAAAATTACCATTCCCTAAACAAAGATGTAAGACACGTTTTTATAAGGAGGGCTTTAGTCGTGGTCACACGCTGTTTAagacaatattacatttaaaccaAGTACTTCTAATAAGTATCCTACCATTTTATTAGAGTTAGCACTCAAAGTGATTATTGTTTGAAAGGGTGGCGGCGGGCGAAGTTTGCCCTTGGCAAATAAAAGACGCGTTTgctataaattttatcaatattaatctACACTTCAATTGAACAAGGAATCGGTTATAGAGACTACTTTTTTCTAATAACAGACTGTTCGTAAGTTCGATCTTTTGTCCTACGCTTCTAATAGTATGTTTTATTGACTCGTTTAATTGAAGCCAGTCCTATTTGATTGCGTTATTGAAACGATAGTTTTTACGTAAAGTAACATTGTAAGGCTTCAAAATCTCTTATTATAGTAATGAGATTCTAATAAGATAAGTTCCCAAATGTTCATTACctttaaccaaagacaaaaataacttatatgtagtatttacaatattcttaacctatacAGTtcaataagtatcgcaatacagagaggaaatgctgccaacaTTAACGGCACACTGCCACAGAGAccaaacttattaaatttgtttttattgtctatttataatttatttggagTGAAACGTttcagtaaatataattatagttaattcACTATGCACGTGTATAAGCAATCCGATTTTCGATTTTTAGACACCTTCAAAATCGTAGTTACACCGCCATTTTAATTACTACCGATGAGCAAGGAAGTACCCGCAGTCTCCGATAAGGAACCATGACTAATTGTCTGGAGCTATCGTATGCGGGCTGTTCTTACGGAGAAATATTGATCGCACCACCTGTTCGGTCGCGCACCTGCCACCACGCGCACTTTCATACCACCACTCGCCCGAACAACACCACTGACCACTACGTCACGCCGGCCGCGCCGATCGATATTGCTGAATCACCATGCATATCACATCAGGGCTTTCGCCGGCCTCTGGAGAGATGCTGGACCTCTACAGCGATCATGCGGTGCCAGAATCATCGCACACAGTGGAAATCGAATACGTGTACGAGCAGCCAGATATGTACGTGTCAGACCTGCCGAAAAAGAGACCGAAGCGTATCAGAGAAGAGCAGGAGACAGATTTAACGAATTTAAACTGGTTGCAGAATATAACGAATATAATGTCCATACCGCAATGTCCGATATCACCGGTGATCCCACCGAAATCGCACAGCACGCGGCTGGAGAAGTTCAACCAGACGATAACGAAATGCCAAGATGATTTTATGGCGAATAGAGATGATTACAAGAATAACAGTGAGAAGAAACCGCCGTACTCCTACAGCACATTGATATGCATGGCGATGCGATATAACAACGATAAAATGACTTTGTCCGCGATTTATTCATGGATTCGTGATAACTTCAAGTATTATAGGAACGCCGATCCTACTTGGCAggttagtaattattaagatttattattggtACGTAAAAACGTTATTAGAATCTATACATGATAGAACTTGACTCATTTTAGtgtattcttttaataaatgactATTAATAGACTGTAAAATCTTTGACGCCATATTTTCTtgtcttttttatttgaatgatGTTTTAATACTAGAATAACTAATGCTCAGTTTTCTCCGTTAGTTATTCCTGATTTTTTTCGGATTGTTTTAATTCATCGGTAAAAAAACCTCCccctaattaaaaacattttatttaacgtaataaacaaattatgacGTTATTAATCTATTATGAGTGCTGTACAATCATTTTagtgtaattttgtttttttttaaataaatgacagCCTAATACTTAGCTTTCCCTTGTATAATGTTATGATTCATTCATTCGGCTTCACTTCTACGAATTGATACGTACGTTCTTTAGCTCCTTTGTCTAACAATGGGTTGATAGGATATAGCACATACATAACCCTATTTACTAAGATTAATGGTATGTTTTTCGAATCAGGGCCCCACTTGAAACAGCTCCAAATTTTTACCTGTCGCTCTTATCAACTTGTATGTACCCCAAGTGATGTTAAGGTGCCTCGCTATGGaccccaaaaaaaaaactaatgatATTCCATGCATGATGTAAATGAATTCCTAGTGAATCGCATTAGGTTAGGTTACGTTTCACAATTcatgatgttttaattaattcctaTGGGATTGAAAGCATGCGCCACCACATTTTTGCATGGTATACCATTACCgagttatgaaaatatgtagaaaatattttcgatCGACAAATTTACCAGAATAATAAATGCTACTAGCAAGTACCTACTTTTTATCTCGTCTTAAAAAAGCCTCCTTCGATGGGCAATCagatacttatgaaaatatgttatacacgtctgaaaaaaatcaatctttctatgtttaatattattagaaggACTTTTTGCTTTTGTCTGTTTCATataacttcgattttgttcacTTTGGAGAGACATTTTGGCCGTGGCGTTCAAGTTAACagacgctaattaaagatttaagttggtgctttcctcgctcaacaaataagtatcgcaatacagcgaggaaaagCTGTAAAGGTACACTGCTACAGGGcccaaacaattttttttttaaatttccttattattgttattaatacatatttgattgtaataattacaaataaaaattgcaaagctgtataatatataacatgcCCTGAATCTATGTTTAATAGACGTTAAATCTGATAAGATAAAGCAAAATTGAATTCGGTAAGCCCTCAGCTAccgataaaataatataaacgtatGTACATATAATAGCTACGGTATACACTACTACAATAcatagattattaaaatatttgataataaaattaaaattgtttaattttttaataccgtgactgtatattaattaagaagaacgtgttaataaatttaagtattcgtGGAACTTTCGAGAAAGAAAGAAGACTTTGCAAACGATTTTTATCTGACTAGGCAAgttgaaattgatttatatttaaataaccaaattatatttattttgcttcGCCTGAATTTTCTTGTATTATGtatgaataaagaaaatagcaataaattagaaactagcactaaaaaaatgaatactaaatagaaacttatGATTCATAAAGAGAGATCCACGAAATAACGGTAGGAAGACTGTTGTAAAATAgatcaatacttttattaatgataGCGTATTGCCgtttattgtattacattGTATTTCTTGGAAAGTTCCACGagtatttacagtgtattcTTTGATTCTTCGGATACTTGGCGGAACCATGTGACTTCTTCAATACAAAGCCTCTTAAGCGTTGTGTGTATAAtcgatatattttctttgttaagCATTAGGACTAAGTCATGTTCAGTTAATTCCGGTAGTTTTACGAAATTTCTctcgtatcacctcgacgtccgctctccacaactgagcgttttttagtgtgaagtatttccgaaccaattcgacttaggaccctaagtcaagaAAAATCGTAATTCTTCAAAAgcaggcaacgcacttgccaGCCTTTTGGCATTtagagtgtctatgggcggcggtatcacttcacCCGCTTGCCccgtgttttataaaaaaagtttctcttataattatttttgtaagattttacaattaaacgccaaaaaagttttattaacgtttagttaataaattgtttaataaagtataacattattaatctattgtctttggttaacatagcttttacacattgaaagaaaacaattttttaaccgtgaccacgcacgctgtaaaacacgcgaaacgtcagataaatttaaatttaaaataattataagtttataataatacaaatagctttaatccggttaaaaaaatattttctttcaattattaatctaTTTCGCGTgcgtctttttatttatttagaaaataaaaacatccccgtaatatattttagcatACCCCTTGATACAAAATCAACACCACTTTCGAAACACAATGTATAGCAGGTGCAACGTCAGGGTTCGCTCGTTCGGTCGGTAATGTGCGATATGGAACAGCTGTTTACATATGTTTGTTATAACGGTTGGTTAAAAAAGAGCTGAACGGAACAGTAAATTTTCAGTCTTAGAAACTCAGCTAAGTGCTATTTTATAACTTCAACGTTCGATGGCGAATGATGAAGTATTTAGAAAGTACGTACTTTCGACCCCTGGCTATGTAACAACTTCCTTTTTATGTGCgcgtttaacattcgctcgaatggtgaaggaaaacatcgtgaggtttgccttagacccaaaaaagtcgacggcgtgtgtcaggcacagggccccttgccttttagattgacaaatcatgaaacaactacagaaatttgaggcttTAACTTATTCTTACTGAATTACAccatatacataaaaactaatattctGTAGTTCTTCGGCGTAGGCCTTCCTAAAACCCATTGGCATCGTATCACTCGCCAACCTCATCCATCCCGGGGCACAATGTTCTGTCTCCTTTTTCCCCATATACTAAAGTTATactaaaaacacaaattttatacttttcaGAATTCCATCCGCCACAATCTATCCCTAAACAAAGTGTTTGTCAAGGAAGCAAGGTCCAAACAAGAGCCTGGAAAGGGTGGATTTTGGAAACTCGACCTCGCACATCTAGAAGGCACCAAGCGTATCTCCAACCGACCTCACAAGAAGAAAAAACTTGAGAGAGACTCAAAAAATGAAGACAAAGTAGCTGTGGCAAACATACCTCAAATGGATAGTCAGTTACTTGACATTCACGACATTGACCAAGCGGTGACTTTGCACCTGCCAGACTTGAGTTTGCCAATTTCCATGGATTTAGAGACGAATATTGGAGCAAATGTCATAGTGGAACCGGCGATACCACCTCCTTTGATCCCTGATGATGACCTGTCATCGTTACTCCTGAACCCAACCGATTGGGGCGACTTGCAACTTGATatgtttgataattatttggaTCCATGTTTCAAGTAAggtagtttatttaataagcaGATAGTCGAAACAACTCAAAACAGATTCTGAATACATTAGAGATGAATACCCACCAGTAGCACTATTCTATAAAGCCAATTCCGTTTTCCAATGattgatttgattaattataatgtgatctaataaaacacttagaaattaaaaatacttttagaatttaatgttataaacataattatttattttttgatattgGAAACGGAATCTTCATTGAAGTTACAACATTGCTAAAATCACAATTTGTGGTTAGTGGTTCCTGGTATTTTACTCTGTCAGTTAACTATAAAAAGAATTCTCCTTTAATTTGTCCAATTGAAGCGATTGCAAATATATTTGCAATTAAAACCAATACACGTCTATCTTAATATATCGTAAGTAATATCATTAGAAAAgaggttttattaatttgcaaACTGGCGTCACTTGTGtgatcaataaatatatgttatgtgTAGTGTAATAAGTCTGCTAAAGTCATAGTCTCTTTAGAAAAGCataatgtattgaatatgTGCAAATCTAGTCATAGatttaacagttttttattataaaacgaaatCAGTCTGCACACTGTTGACTGAAGTATTCTTCACATTTCTccgtcaaattatttttacggtGTGCTGTAATGAGTACTTTAATTAAGACGGTGCAATTAgactaagatatttttttatgaataagggtCTTAAACGTTAGCAATAAGATTTGCAATATAGCTCTTAAAGCGCTTTTGTTTAGTGTTTGCTCAAATTACGCTCAGAAATGAAAAAGAATCAGtatttcacaaaaatatttacaagataAACGGCAATGTCGTATGTTGAAAATAGTGAATTTTATATGGCTCAaagaaagtttaatttttattaaattaatagtttaacgtagatttaatgtaaataaacagcGTGTCTTTACCGTCCAGTATTATCTTTATCCAAGGGTTGTATCAAaactcatatatatatataacgtgATAATGGTGTTTGTGGAGTGGGCTTTAGGTAACTGCTATTTCGGTTTGTAAAGGcgttttaaacttaattaataagatGCAAAGCATGAGTCCATCCAGATCCATGAGTTTAATAaacgttttttaaaataaatgcgtccttatatatattatagaatacCAGATGTGTTTCTTATTTATGGACGTAAATCCATGACGCCTGCCATCTGCCTTAATTGTCAATTTTCATTTGACTTTCGCGTGCAAACGTAAAAAGCGTtgtaagaattttatatacacttataTTTGACTAAGGCGGCTTCATTAGGTTCTTTTCTTTAGCGTTCCACACGTTGTCAAACTCATGGTAGAGCAACAAACCAGCTCAATTTAGTATAGAACTctaactttaattataatgctATTATCAGAAATTCCGTCCAAAAGGAACTTAGTcaatataattgatttttgCTCAGCACAAAGAGTATGTTgtgaatattgtattttgtatcaATCGATATCTATTTATGGCACAATTTTGaagttttaatagttttttactGATTTAAATAAGACGGTTTCCTATTACGATTTTTTGGAAAATATCTTAGAAGGGGACATTTGAAATCCTATTTTGTAACCAAGAATTGCCTTTATTAAGCAAAGTAGAAGCACTAGAATGGAAGTGAGTTGCCTGTAAAACTTGGTTAGTAtgttagtttgtttgtaaatattcgAAATTAATGTTTAGCATTTAATGCACAAATTGTATTAGGtgatatttctattataaagaTCACTATGTACACATTGTGAGTCCGTTTTacgaattttgtaaaaagaCAACTCTGATAGTTTAACAAAACCAAGAGTCAAACCCAGGAATTCGGaaatcaaagttttttttaaataaaaagtattccCGTCGTGCGTTATAGGTTATTTATGTGTGATTAACGTTCTAAACTTTACAGCACTATTTAAAGATAAGGTTTGAACTGGTCTTGaagtctaaaaataaaaatttgttttttattatctagtCACTCGTTAGCAGGTCGTAGGACTGTTTGTCTTTGAGTAGTTTAGTTAGttttaagattaatatatatttgtataagaaCCTCAATCGTCGCAATTTAAGCAATAATTACGTAACAATGTCCTGTGTAGCAAAGCACTGTAAGCCTATatagcaaataaatattttgtcctTTAATAATGGACATAACATTTGTTATCTGTATGCTGATTGAACAACAGTAAATGTAGTATATACATCGCGAAAACTATCGATTTTGTAAAGATGTTTAATTGACTTGTATCACATGCATGTGTAGAAACTATCTCATTAGCGATGGTTCTCGGCATGGTATCTTTAAGATTTTGATATAAGCGAAAGTTTCGTTCATTGGGTAAAAAGTTATATGGTCGCTATCAGGGCCGAAAAATccaataatgtttattatattaaacgtgTTTTATTGACGTGGCGTGACGTCTATTAAATCGATGAACGCCGACTGCATGTATGAGAAAGCATAACTCATAGTCTGTTATTctcattgtcccgttacgctc containing:
- the LOC123712383 gene encoding forkhead box protein J3-like, with translation MHITSGLSPASGEMLDLYSDHAVPESSHTVEIEYVYEQPDMYVSDLPKKRPKRIREEQETDLTNLNWLQNITNIMSIPQCPISPVIPPKSHSTRLEKFNQTITKCQDDFMANRDDYKNNSEKKPPYSYSTLICMAMRYNNDKMTLSAIYSWIRDNFKYYRNADPTWQNSIRHNLSLNKVFVKEARSKQEPGKGGFWKLDLAHLEGTKRISNRPHKKKKLERDSKNEDKVAVANIPQMDSQLLDIHDIDQAVTLHLPDLSLPISMDLETNIGANVIVEPAIPPPLIPDDDLSSLLLNPTDWGDLQLDMFDNYLDPCFK